Proteins from a genomic interval of Sulfurimonas sp. HSL3-2:
- a CDS encoding HAMP domain-containing sensor histidine kinase: protein MNENRYALKNALIYTVLISSILLAPLFFYFIYMKNIYSVQNELFLKEKSLLIIKSMEEFNQNDIYFEYPRFKTFKSGLYDVRFRPIFTLIDTEIKSFKSGYYLDGYNAFLVVQLPKNRYFGADYLILNNTISYASIYKNIMVILFSIAIIVFLLSMFFLNRFAEPFKAVNKKLDNFIKDSIHEINTPLAIINVNVDLYNRKNPTNKYLQRVKGAAKVLSNIYDDMDYLIKYNRLEYEDEKINFTRFMKERIEYFYDVALMKNIHIQSDIEENIFIFMNQKKLRKIVDNNISNAIKYSFENSTIHISLFMKSDICHLSVKDSGIGIKDVNQIFKRYYREDTNKGGFGIGLNIVKSIIEEAGIELDIKSKLKEGSTFTYKFPQKIITHS from the coding sequence TTGAACGAAAATAGATACGCACTCAAAAACGCTCTTATATACACAGTGTTGATCAGCAGTATTTTGCTGGCACCGCTGTTTTTTTATTTTATCTATATGAAAAATATTTATTCTGTACAGAATGAACTGTTTTTAAAAGAGAAATCTCTGCTGATCATTAAATCGATGGAAGAGTTTAATCAAAATGATATCTATTTTGAATATCCAAGATTTAAGACTTTCAAATCAGGTCTGTACGATGTCAGATTTAGACCGATCTTTACATTGATAGATACGGAGATAAAAAGTTTTAAAAGTGGTTATTATCTCGACGGCTATAACGCTTTTTTGGTCGTACAGCTGCCAAAAAATAGATATTTCGGTGCAGATTATCTGATCTTGAACAACACCATCTCTTATGCATCCATCTATAAGAATATTATGGTGATACTCTTTTCTATTGCCATAATCGTCTTTCTTTTAAGTATGTTTTTTCTGAACCGCTTTGCAGAACCTTTTAAAGCGGTCAACAAAAAACTGGACAACTTTATAAAAGATTCCATCCATGAGATCAACACGCCTCTGGCGATCATCAATGTCAATGTGGATCTCTATAATAGAAAAAACCCTACCAACAAATATCTCCAGCGTGTCAAAGGTGCCGCAAAAGTCTTATCGAACATTTACGACGATATGGACTATCTCATAAAGTACAACCGTCTCGAGTATGAAGATGAGAAGATCAATTTCACTCGTTTTATGAAAGAGAGGATAGAGTATTTTTATGATGTCGCTTTGATGAAAAACATACATATACAGAGCGATATAGAGGAGAATATCTTTATATTTATGAACCAGAAAAAACTGCGAAAGATCGTAGACAATAATATCTCCAATGCGATCAAGTACTCTTTTGAGAACAGTACTATCCATATATCGCTTTTTATGAAATCAGATATATGTCATCTCAGTGTAAAAGACTCCGGAATAGGAATCAAAGATGTTAATCAGATCTTTAAAAGATACTATAGAGAAGACACAAACAAGGGTGGTTTCGGCATTGGGCTCAATATCGTAAAATCTATAATCGAAGAAGCAGGGATCGAACTCGATATCAAGTCAAAACTCAAAGAAGGTAGTACTTTTACCTACAAATTTCCGCAAAAAATCATCACTCATTCATAA
- the soxX gene encoding sulfur oxidation c-type cytochrome SoxX, giving the protein MVKNLTVSLLLGCSLFAADYSSIIEHPNASKIIEKDLLAAPKVYSMPAGCITTDAAAIARGAYIFHNLNGSKAKGNPPAGLSKSNPDGSAKQYGNCVACHNIEGAKGAGNIGPDLHNYKQNFIDSGARTLEFVFQKIADARIDNPTTHMTINLTTKLFNEREICDLTSYIVAPK; this is encoded by the coding sequence ATGGTAAAGAATCTAACAGTTTCATTACTATTGGGATGCTCACTTTTTGCTGCTGATTACAGCAGTATTATCGAACATCCTAATGCAAGTAAGATTATTGAAAAAGATCTATTAGCTGCACCGAAAGTCTATAGTATGCCAGCAGGTTGTATAACAACAGATGCAGCAGCGATAGCTAGAGGCGCTTATATCTTTCATAATCTTAACGGAAGTAAAGCAAAAGGGAATCCACCGGCTGGATTGAGTAAAAGTAACCCTGACGGTTCTGCAAAGCAATATGGAAATTGTGTTGCCTGCCATAACATCGAAGGTGCAAAAGGTGCCGGGAACATAGGTCCGGACCTACATAACTACAAACAGAACTTCATCGACTCCGGTGCAAGAACTTTAGAGTTTGTGTTTCAAAAGATAGCAGATGCACGTATCGATAATCCGACAACACATATGACTATCAATTTAACTACTAAATTATTTAACGAAAGAGAGATATGTGACCTGACTTCATATATCGTAGCTCCAAAATAA
- the soxY gene encoding thiosulfate oxidation carrier protein SoxY, producing MQRRDFFKTLGTVAVVGATIPAMSFAAETKKQGPNAFTYKQAVDVITGGKTPKKSSKVHLKVPEIAENGAVVPVTVEVDSPMTPDDYVKAIHIFATKNNNVRCLDANLSPANGKAMLSTRVKLGGTQDVAALVELSNGEFLIASQSVKVTIGGCG from the coding sequence ATGCAAAGAAGAGATTTTTTTAAAACATTAGGAACAGTAGCAGTAGTTGGTGCGACAATCCCGGCAATGAGCTTCGCAGCTGAAACAAAAAAACAGGGTCCGAATGCTTTTACATACAAACAAGCTGTAGATGTGATCACAGGCGGTAAAACACCTAAAAAATCATCTAAGGTTCATCTAAAAGTACCTGAGATCGCAGAAAACGGTGCAGTTGTTCCTGTAACGGTCGAAGTTGACTCTCCGATGACTCCGGATGATTATGTTAAAGCGATCCATATATTTGCTACAAAAAACAATAACGTTCGTTGTTTGGATGCAAATCTGTCTCCGGCTAACGGAAAAGCAATGCTTTCTACACGTGTAAAACTTGGCGGCACACAAGATGTTGCGGCACTTGTCGAACTAAGCAACGGTGAGTTTTTAATAGCTTCTCAAAGCGTTAAAGTGACAATCGGCGGTTGTGGTTGA
- the soxZ gene encoding thiosulfate oxidation carrier complex protein SoxZ — MAERKSLIKIKPKKYKDGEIVKVNFMIMHPMETGMRKDKKTKEIVPAKYVNSIKFVYNGKTITNMIVWESVSANPVFTTYMKIDGKGDLTVTYTDSTGEVHEQSIKIKPKG; from the coding sequence ATGGCAGAAAGAAAATCATTAATCAAAATTAAACCGAAAAAATATAAAGACGGCGAGATTGTAAAAGTAAACTTTATGATTATGCACCCTATGGAAACAGGTATGCGTAAAGATAAAAAAACAAAAGAGATCGTACCAGCTAAGTACGTTAACAGCATCAAGTTCGTGTATAACGGAAAGACTATCACAAATATGATCGTATGGGAATCTGTTTCGGCAAATCCTGTTTTCACGACATACATGAAAATAGACGGAAAAGGTGATCTGACTGTGACATACACAGACAGTACTGGTGAAGTTCACGAGCAAAGTATCAAGATTAAACCAAAAGGATAA
- the soxA gene encoding sulfur oxidation c-type cytochrome SoxA, whose translation MKTILKITLSVALLSTLTLADEQFAMSDKDRAMYAEMLENNPADMTVASGEELLSYMGGEAGLAKYLGVSEEKLPEYIAGFPRYIKKFDMVVGLDQVLQAMMHDGGHKPLELKSGNMFEMLSYVKSLANDVPINIDVNANQQMKDAYALGEKTFNTKRGGRGLACISCHSSDVIGMVLRTQPLPDLGVNNSGGTWPAYRMTKSSVSTLQKRFQGCMKNALLAVIPLGSPEMVGLEVYVTDKAKGKPIAIPGLKR comes from the coding sequence ATGAAAACAATACTAAAGATAACTCTAAGCGTTGCTCTACTTTCTACACTCACTTTAGCCGATGAGCAGTTTGCAATGAGTGACAAAGACAGAGCCATGTATGCGGAGATGCTTGAAAACAATCCTGCAGACATGACTGTAGCCAGTGGTGAAGAGCTGCTTAGCTATATGGGCGGAGAAGCCGGACTTGCAAAGTACCTTGGTGTCAGTGAAGAAAAACTACCTGAGTATATTGCGGGTTTTCCACGTTATATTAAAAAATTCGACATGGTTGTCGGACTTGATCAAGTTTTACAAGCGATGATGCATGACGGCGGACACAAACCGCTGGAGCTTAAAAGCGGCAATATGTTTGAGATGCTTAGTTATGTTAAATCACTAGCCAACGATGTACCGATAAACATCGATGTCAATGCAAACCAACAGATGAAAGATGCGTATGCACTGGGTGAAAAAACATTTAATACAAAAAGAGGCGGACGCGGTTTAGCTTGTATAAGCTGTCACAGTTCGGATGTGATCGGTATGGTACTAAGAACACAGCCTCTACCTGATCTTGGTGTAAACAATTCAGGTGGGACATGGCCTGCATACAGAATGACAAAATCATCTGTATCAACGCTACAAAAACGTTTTCAAGGCTGTATGAAAAATGCCCTGTTAGCGGTAATCCCTCTTGGTTCACCTGAGATGGTAGGTCTGGAAGTCTACGTCACGGACAAAGCAAAAGGGAAACCTATTGCAATTCCGGGATTAAAAAGATAG
- the soxB gene encoding thiosulfohydrolase SoxB produces the protein MEISRRDFMHIAAIFGLGAATAGCATPKSVAQISLKDLYDFNAKGNVTLLHMCDLHAHIKPLYWREPSTLISAPNLVGTPGFLCGEAFAKHYGLEPSSLDAYFDTYMDFDTLARKFGKMGGIAHMKTYLDHVRAERGNENILFLDSGDTWQGTGVALKTGGEAIVKAQNYLGVDVMVGHWEFTYGKERVKELIELLDAKFISQNIVGNDPFADDYEELIFEPYTIEERGGAKIGIIGQSFPFTSTANPKEFTKGWSFGLRLETLQDYVNELRNEHKVDCVVVLSHDGFSVDQEVARKVHGIDFILSGHTHDPSPQPITINNTVIVIAGSHGKYVGRLDIDIKDGKVKDYEYKLVPIASNMIPADPQGVKLVDELYAPFASEFNEVLGKTKNMLYKRDTFFSTFDQLINDAIMDEMKCDISFTPGYRWGTTVLAGEDILMDNVYEMCGITYPNVYTFELKGQKIASLLEDIADNVFNANPLYQQGGDMSRLGGVTYDIAVANKAGKRISNLKVGGKPIDLNKTYVVSSWGGNLQNAGMNLRQDMIRPVYDIVRDYIKREKVVDVSNEGNVTVVDYDCGCPVKGSRGC, from the coding sequence ATGGAAATTTCAAGAAGAGACTTTATGCATATTGCTGCGATCTTTGGTTTAGGTGCTGCAACTGCAGGATGTGCTACTCCAAAGTCCGTAGCTCAGATCTCATTAAAAGATCTATATGACTTTAACGCAAAAGGAAACGTCACACTGCTTCATATGTGTGACCTTCACGCGCACATAAAACCGTTATACTGGAGAGAGCCTTCGACATTGATCTCGGCTCCTAACCTAGTAGGGACTCCGGGTTTCTTATGCGGTGAAGCTTTTGCAAAACATTACGGACTTGAACCAAGCAGTCTTGATGCATATTTTGACACTTATATGGACTTTGACACACTTGCAAGAAAGTTTGGAAAAATGGGCGGTATCGCTCATATGAAAACATATCTTGATCATGTGAGAGCTGAACGCGGAAATGAAAATATCCTGTTTTTAGACTCAGGAGACACATGGCAAGGTACGGGTGTAGCACTTAAGACCGGCGGTGAAGCGATCGTAAAAGCACAGAACTACCTTGGTGTCGACGTAATGGTCGGGCATTGGGAGTTTACTTACGGTAAAGAGAGAGTAAAAGAGCTGATCGAACTGCTTGATGCAAAATTCATCTCTCAAAACATCGTCGGAAACGATCCGTTTGCAGATGACTACGAAGAGCTGATCTTTGAACCGTACACGATCGAAGAGAGAGGCGGAGCGAAGATAGGGATCATCGGTCAGTCATTTCCATTTACCTCGACAGCGAACCCTAAAGAGTTTACAAAAGGGTGGAGTTTCGGTCTTAGACTTGAAACACTGCAGGATTATGTAAATGAACTGAGAAATGAGCATAAAGTGGATTGTGTCGTCGTGTTATCACATGACGGTTTCAGCGTCGACCAAGAGGTGGCTAGAAAAGTCCACGGTATCGATTTTATACTAAGCGGTCACACACATGACCCTTCTCCGCAGCCTATAACGATCAATAACACTGTTATTGTCATCGCAGGAAGCCACGGTAAATATGTGGGACGTTTAGATATCGATATCAAAGACGGAAAAGTCAAAGACTATGAGTACAAACTCGTACCTATCGCTTCAAATATGATACCTGCCGATCCGCAGGGTGTAAAACTGGTAGATGAGCTGTACGCTCCTTTTGCTTCTGAATTCAATGAAGTTTTAGGAAAGACAAAAAACATGCTTTATAAGAGAGATACGTTTTTCTCGACTTTCGATCAGCTGATAAACGATGCGATCATGGACGAGATGAAATGTGACATCTCATTCACACCTGGTTACAGATGGGGTACGACCGTACTTGCCGGTGAAGACATCTTAATGGATAACGTCTACGAGATGTGCGGTATCACATATCCGAACGTCTATACTTTTGAGCTCAAAGGCCAAAAGATAGCTTCTCTTTTAGAAGATATCGCGGATAACGTATTTAATGCGAATCCACTGTACCAACAAGGCGGTGATATGAGCCGTTTAGGCGGTGTTACGTATGATATCGCAGTAGCGAATAAAGCGGGCAAAAGAATATCTAATCTTAAAGTGGGAGGTAAGCCTATAGATCTAAATAAAACCTATGTAGTTTCATCATGGGGTGGAAATCTACAAAATGCGGGGATGAATCTTCGTCAAGATATGATCAGACCTGTATATGACATTGTCAGAGATTACATAAAAAGAGAAAAGGTTGTCGACGTTAGTAACGAAGGTAATGTTACTGTAGTTGATTATGACTGCGGTTGTCCTGTCAAGGGGTCAAGAGGCTGCTAG
- a CDS encoding OprD family outer membrane porin codes for MNLIKMSAITALVCGLCISANADDTKAKRELKNNMMEVYNTLPSSVDNLGDAFTKGVFYGRLRMNAFKWDWKDDVAGSIQDNKAFGLGGSLIYKSAPYMGVSATAGLYYSDSPFSGLRDSVADLKYIKAGKDTFSRYDAKTNGDYYMAVLAQAYLQYDISKTTLKAGRQIFESFLTKSNDTKMIPNTFEGFVLETKEIPKTRIRGAYFYAQKLRDHTTFHDVITYSDSNSTSSPATWNGNDDSAVHKGLSFKNFEAAGKDVHHKLILADVSNKSIDNLKIDVTYAAVPDVVSSITGELNYKIALPGGYSLTPGIRYMKQMDNGGGKVGGANLGGSLVTWTGSTATYNSTKGYSTPDSLESSLGMARLVLKKGPLKAQIAYSAVSDDADIVAPWRGFPTGGYTRAMAQYNWYANTKTYDAEVAYDFGKADIIPGFSAMLRYAIQDFDEKKQAAGVQADSNVIHMDFRQKIAKGLDAKLRIGLVSADKLSSYSSTPGIDKNSYNEYRFELNYLF; via the coding sequence ATGAATTTGATAAAAATGAGCGCGATCACAGCGTTAGTATGTGGATTATGTATTTCAGCAAATGCTGATGACACAAAAGCAAAACGTGAATTAAAAAACAATATGATGGAAGTCTATAACACTCTACCTAGCAGTGTTGACAACCTGGGTGATGCATTCACAAAGGGTGTATTTTACGGCCGTTTACGCATGAACGCTTTCAAATGGGACTGGAAAGATGACGTAGCAGGTTCTATTCAAGACAATAAAGCATTCGGTCTTGGCGGTAGTCTTATCTATAAAAGTGCACCTTATATGGGTGTAAGTGCGACTGCAGGTCTTTACTATTCAGACAGTCCGTTTTCCGGTCTTCGCGACAGTGTCGCAGACTTAAAATACATCAAAGCGGGTAAAGACACATTCAGCCGTTATGATGCAAAAACAAACGGCGATTACTATATGGCTGTGTTAGCTCAAGCATATCTTCAATACGACATCTCAAAAACTACGCTAAAAGCGGGTCGTCAAATATTTGAATCTTTCTTGACAAAATCTAACGATACAAAAATGATTCCAAATACATTTGAAGGTTTTGTATTAGAGACAAAAGAGATTCCTAAAACAAGAATTCGCGGTGCATACTTCTATGCTCAAAAACTGCGTGACCACACGACATTTCATGATGTAATCACATACAGTGATTCAAATTCAACGTCATCACCAGCTACTTGGAACGGTAATGACGACTCTGCAGTACATAAAGGTCTCAGCTTTAAAAACTTTGAAGCAGCAGGTAAAGATGTACACCATAAACTTATCCTTGCAGATGTAAGCAACAAATCTATCGATAACCTTAAAATCGACGTGACATACGCTGCTGTACCGGATGTCGTTTCATCGATCACAGGTGAGTTAAACTATAAGATAGCTCTACCGGGCGGATATTCACTGACTCCGGGTATCCGTTATATGAAACAGATGGATAACGGCGGCGGTAAAGTCGGTGGTGCAAACTTAGGCGGTAGTCTTGTTACTTGGACAGGAAGTACTGCTACATATAACAGTACAAAAGGGTATAGCACTCCGGACAGTTTAGAGAGTTCACTCGGTATGGCTCGTTTAGTCCTTAAAAAAGGACCTTTAAAAGCACAGATCGCTTACTCTGCAGTTTCTGACGATGCAGATATCGTTGCTCCGTGGAGAGGTTTCCCGACAGGCGGATATACTCGTGCAATGGCTCAATATAACTGGTATGCAAATACTAAAACTTATGATGCTGAAGTCGCATATGACTTTGGAAAAGCGGATATAATTCCGGGATTCAGCGCTATGCTTCGTTATGCGATACAAGATTTTGATGAGAAAAAACAAGCTGCCGGTGTTCAAGCAGACAGTAACGTAATCCATATGGATTTCCGTCAAAAGATCGCAAAAGGGCTTGATGCAAAACTTCGTATCGGTCTAGTAAGTGCAGATAAACTAAGCTCTTACAGTTCAACACCGGGTATAGATAAAAACTCTTACAACGAATACCGTTTTGAGTTAAACTACCTGTTCTAA
- a CDS encoding MBL fold metallo-hydrolase produces the protein MRLLVVAVFFIHSLLAFEYQLKPQQISSNIYCFFGLPQVIDEHNNGNMVNSCFVDMGTSYLVIDSGPTYAYAKEAYGKINAIKKLPISYVINTHVHDDHWLGNSYYKELGIDIVGSVKFKNEAKLAMTRMQKRISKEAYAKTTQVFPNVFVDKEKTLTVNGKKVFIKSVNKKAHTSSDLLIHIPSLSALFVGDIVFNDRLPSLRDGNIKEWIKELEKVKSYNAKYIIGGHGEMVTPHSVDFTYNYLVELKQKVSAAIEDGEEIEDAVDNIKMESYKSSHMYNELQRQNVETAYRTLEWEQ, from the coding sequence ATGAGATTACTTGTAGTAGCTGTTTTCTTCATTCATTCTCTTCTTGCATTTGAGTACCAGCTCAAACCACAACAAATCAGTAGTAATATCTACTGTTTTTTCGGGCTACCGCAAGTAATCGATGAGCACAACAATGGCAATATGGTAAATTCATGTTTCGTTGACATGGGGACCAGTTATCTAGTCATAGACAGCGGTCCCACCTATGCCTACGCTAAAGAGGCTTACGGCAAGATCAATGCGATCAAAAAACTTCCTATATCTTATGTAATCAATACGCATGTTCACGATGACCATTGGCTTGGAAACAGCTACTACAAAGAGCTTGGCATCGACATTGTAGGTTCCGTAAAATTCAAAAATGAAGCAAAACTGGCAATGACGAGGATGCAAAAACGCATTAGCAAAGAGGCGTATGCAAAAACGACTCAGGTATTTCCAAACGTATTCGTAGACAAAGAAAAAACACTTACCGTAAACGGCAAAAAAGTGTTTATAAAAAGTGTGAATAAAAAAGCTCATACAAGTAGTGATCTTTTAATTCATATTCCTAGCTTATCGGCACTGTTTGTCGGTGATATAGTATTTAACGATAGACTCCCGTCACTTAGAGACGGGAACATCAAAGAGTGGATAAAAGAGCTTGAAAAGGTCAAGTCATATAACGCAAAATATATAATCGGCGGTCACGGAGAGATGGTCACTCCACACTCCGTTGATTTTACCTATAACTATCTTGTCGAGCTAAAACAAAAAGTCTCTGCAGCCATCGAAGATGGAGAAGAGATAGAGGATGCTGTCGACAATATCAAGATGGAGTCATACAAAAGTTCGCATATGTATAACGAACTTCAGAGACAAAATGTTGAAACGGCATACAGAACACTGGAATGGGAACAATGA
- a CDS encoding DUF255 domain-containing protein — protein MIKSVLLFLTTSLSMYAVMLRTVLLFLTTSLSVYAVMARVVLLFFVTSLSLHAVEWHRYEDALKEQQVSNKPIMIDVVRTNCHYCSDMDRKVFDDKEMSVWIEKRFIPVKLNLDHDKLPLGIKVMFTPTFYFVNKEGKILKRVPGSWDIQDFKDLTEMIK, from the coding sequence ATGATAAAATCGGTTTTACTTTTTTTAACGACATCACTTTCTATGTACGCGGTGATGTTAAGAACAGTTCTACTTTTTTTAACGACGTCACTCTCTGTATATGCCGTCATGGCAAGAGTAGTTCTACTTTTTTTCGTAACGTCACTTTCATTACATGCTGTAGAGTGGCACAGATATGAAGATGCTCTCAAAGAGCAGCAGGTCAGCAACAAACCGATCATGATAGATGTGGTAAGAACAAACTGCCACTATTGCAGTGATATGGATAGAAAAGTGTTTGACGACAAAGAGATGTCGGTGTGGATAGAGAAGCGTTTTATACCCGTCAAGCTCAATCTTGATCATGATAAACTGCCACTTGGAATAAAAGTTATGTTTACCCCTACATTTTATTTTGTAAATAAAGAGGGCAAGATTTTAAAAAGAGTTCCCGGTTCTTGGGATATTCAAGACTTTAAAGATTTAACGGAGATGATCAAATGA
- a CDS encoding DsrE family protein — protein sequence MKYIFILLLMGTALFADTRFAEPKPSIDNQRQILFSINSGDDEKINHVLSSANNVLKYYGPENVHMRIVAYYHGIKAVLKANKEIAERVDTLMQYDVEFVACENTMITKHIKKEELIDGTEVVTAGIVEIAERIKEGWIYIVP from the coding sequence ATGAAATATATTTTTATACTGCTTTTAATGGGTACAGCACTTTTTGCAGATACAAGGTTTGCAGAGCCTAAACCTTCCATAGACAATCAGCGTCAGATCCTGTTTTCTATCAACAGCGGTGATGATGAAAAGATCAACCATGTTCTCAGCAGTGCGAACAATGTACTGAAATACTACGGACCGGAAAATGTCCATATGAGAATAGTCGCTTATTACCACGGGATCAAAGCCGTGTTAAAAGCGAACAAAGAGATCGCCGAGCGCGTCGATACGCTTATGCAGTACGATGTGGAATTCGTGGCATGTGAAAACACGATGATAACAAAACATATTAAAAAAGAGGAGCTGATCGACGGTACCGAAGTAGTGACAGCCGGCATCGTCGAGATAGCAGAAAGAATTAAAGAGGGATGGATCTATATCGTTCCCTAA
- a CDS encoding DUF302 domain-containing protein, with translation MKKIIALIITLSLSLYAKRDLHIFDVDNTNGSITPATIAKAFSQNGISVALNNDMTTPFKKQFQKSDFKIFTLMTIYEPKLDDKLVKKYPHAGIFIPKGIGIYQHNDENTLHVSVLTSDAEAKIIGIDNNDILKSIESKVLKSLQAALPNAKQRLSEDSLKEHRDLVTVYEYDLDGADWEDAKGEIEMNLEGAFAPRGFIMPASMDYDADIFQEDGSENPFDFYETYSICKLPVIYTVAKSRPEASAFAPCTTIVYKKKDEDKIVIGFPAVYNWMSSAKVQDKEAQEVLMKAQKDFEAILKEVTE, from the coding sequence ATGAAAAAGATAATAGCACTGATCATCACTTTGAGTCTCTCGCTTTATGCAAAAAGAGACCTGCATATATTTGATGTAGACAATACCAATGGAAGCATAACGCCTGCTACCATAGCAAAAGCATTTTCACAAAACGGCATTTCTGTCGCACTCAACAACGATATGACCACTCCGTTTAAAAAACAGTTTCAAAAGAGTGACTTCAAGATCTTCACGCTTATGACAATCTATGAACCAAAACTGGATGACAAACTTGTAAAAAAATATCCGCATGCGGGGATATTCATCCCTAAAGGTATCGGCATCTATCAACATAATGACGAAAACACTTTACATGTAAGCGTACTGACATCGGACGCAGAGGCAAAGATCATCGGTATCGATAACAATGATATCCTCAAAAGCATAGAGAGCAAAGTCTTAAAAAGCTTACAAGCCGCTCTTCCTAATGCAAAACAGAGACTCAGTGAAGACAGCTTGAAAGAACATAGAGATCTCGTCACGGTATATGAATATGATCTTGACGGTGCAGACTGGGAGGATGCAAAAGGAGAGATAGAGATGAACCTGGAAGGGGCATTTGCACCCCGCGGTTTTATCATGCCTGCTTCTATGGATTATGATGCTGATATCTTCCAAGAAGACGGCAGTGAAAACCCGTTTGATTTTTATGAGACGTACTCTATCTGTAAGCTGCCTGTTATCTATACAGTCGCAAAAAGCAGACCTGAAGCTTCTGCATTTGCACCGTGTACGACAATAGTATACAAGAAAAAAGATGAGGACAAGATAGTCATAGGCTTTCCGGCTGTTTACAACTGGATGAGCAGTGCAAAAGTCCAAGATAAAGAGGCTCAAGAGGTGCTGATGAAAGCACAAAAAGATTTTGAAGCTATTTTAAAAGAAGTTACAGAATAA
- a CDS encoding DsrE family protein: MKKLLLLLAFFSFLNAEEGIKKVVFDLTTGDLKVFEKKVLSGIAHQKSYYEGKMEELQAAVVIHGDAYKFFVKDVSSSPFKDDKELQKESTQLATRISSLVETYDVEFLMCNAGMKSKNIKKENIFSFVKIVPNSTIGLIDKQNEGYAYIPIAK; the protein is encoded by the coding sequence ATGAAAAAATTACTACTGCTTCTTGCATTTTTTAGTTTTTTAAATGCAGAAGAAGGGATAAAAAAAGTTGTTTTTGATCTAACGACAGGTGATTTAAAAGTATTTGAAAAGAAAGTACTCTCAGGGATCGCACACCAAAAATCATATTATGAAGGCAAGATGGAAGAGCTGCAAGCCGCAGTCGTTATCCACGGTGACGCTTATAAGTTTTTTGTAAAAGATGTAAGCAGTTCACCTTTTAAAGATGACAAAGAGCTTCAAAAAGAGAGTACGCAGCTTGCGACTAGGATCTCATCTCTTGTCGAGACATACGATGTAGAGTTTCTTATGTGTAATGCAGGTATGAAAAGTAAAAATATCAAAAAAGAGAATATCTTCAGTTTTGTAAAGATCGTACCAAACTCGACTATCGGGCTCATCGATAAACAAAACGAAGGTTATGCCTATATACCTATAGCAAAATAA
- a CDS encoding SDR family NAD(P)-dependent oxidoreductase: MKILITGASSGIGAALARRYATSDNHLILLARDRSRLQELQNTLSCKVDIIDVDICDFDLLQEKIKEIGFVDMAILNAGISIGHSLEVTPFDDFKRLYDTNLLSYHAVLEPLLPKFKEQRSGTIVFISSLASIITMPSSVAYSSSKRALNAYAEGVRYKYKPYGIDVINILPGFIDTPLTQKNGFSMPFLMSLEEGSKRIVKAIERKKRIYAFPLRFYLMIKTIDLLPHGVKERLIAYIVSKKV; the protein is encoded by the coding sequence GTGAAGATACTTATAACAGGTGCAAGCAGCGGCATAGGTGCAGCACTTGCCCGCCGTTATGCAACCTCCGACAACCATTTAATCCTTTTAGCCAGAGACAGATCAAGACTTCAAGAACTGCAGAACACACTTAGTTGTAAGGTGGATATCATCGATGTGGATATCTGCGACTTTGATCTTTTACAAGAGAAGATAAAAGAGATCGGTTTTGTCGATATGGCAATACTAAACGCGGGGATCTCGATAGGGCACTCTTTAGAAGTCACACCCTTTGATGATTTTAAAAGACTCTATGACACAAATCTTCTTTCATACCATGCCGTACTTGAACCGCTTCTGCCGAAGTTTAAAGAGCAGAGAAGCGGTACGATCGTTTTTATCTCCTCTTTAGCCTCTATCATCACTATGCCGAGTTCCGTGGCTTACAGCTCCTCTAAAAGGGCGTTAAATGCATATGCCGAGGGTGTGAGATATAAATACAAGCCGTACGGCATCGATGTCATCAATATTTTGCCCGGGTTTATAGATACGCCTTTGACACAGAAGAACGGTTTTTCGATGCCGTTTTTGATGAGTTTGGAGGAGGGGAGCAAGAGGATCGTAAAAGCAATAGAGAGAAAAAAGCGAATTTACGCTTTTCCTCTGAGGTTTTACCTGATGATAAAGACGATCGATCTCTTGCCTCATGGGGTAAAAGAGAGGCTGATCGCTTATATCGTCTCTAAGAAAGTGTAG